Proteins from one candidate division KSB1 bacterium genomic window:
- a CDS encoding peptidase M14: protein MFENIINKSEISFRTCEEVRSLLKKTCAENSEVADFQELGSSEQGRPIVAAILGNGPKTVSLIAGAHSDEPVGPEMLRTFIFQTLAQKDRFAMLFSEFKFIIVPHINPDGEAKNQAWIKKWPNIEDYLRYAFREPPGRDVEFGYPDMRKENKVVADFLKAHAPFTMHMSLHGMGFSDGGFLLIEKHWIDRTQKLREKYSQKILDSGLKLHDHDRNGEKGFQYIGPGFTTTPEGQAMRAYFESIGDEQTVALFRDSSMEFVRKLGGDPLCLVTEIPLFYIGKDVPNSKAGVPAAYLEFKEKVPELKLKLAQGESIAAALNELEINPIDLKLQIKLQLRALELGLETIVN, encoded by the coding sequence GTGTTCGAAAATATTATAAATAAGTCTGAAATAAGTTTCAGAACTTGCGAAGAAGTCCGGTCCCTTCTCAAAAAAACCTGTGCAGAAAATTCAGAAGTCGCAGATTTTCAGGAACTCGGCAGCAGCGAGCAAGGCCGTCCGATAGTCGCAGCCATTCTTGGCAACGGCCCCAAAACAGTCAGCCTCATCGCCGGCGCGCATTCCGATGAACCGGTTGGCCCGGAAATGCTGCGTACTTTTATTTTCCAGACCCTCGCGCAAAAAGATCGATTCGCAATGCTCTTTTCGGAATTTAAATTTATTATTGTCCCGCATATCAACCCGGACGGGGAAGCGAAAAATCAAGCCTGGATAAAAAAGTGGCCAAACATCGAAGATTACTTACGGTACGCCTTTCGAGAGCCGCCGGGACGCGATGTGGAATTCGGATACCCGGACATGCGCAAGGAAAATAAAGTGGTTGCGGATTTCTTAAAAGCGCACGCACCGTTTACCATGCATATGAGTCTGCACGGTATGGGCTTTTCGGACGGCGGGTTCTTGCTCATCGAAAAACACTGGATTGACCGTACTCAAAAGCTGCGTGAAAAATATTCTCAAAAAATCTTGGACTCTGGTTTAAAATTACACGACCACGACCGGAACGGAGAAAAAGGATTTCAATATATCGGGCCGGGGTTTACCACAACTCCCGAGGGACAGGCCATGCGAGCTTATTTTGAATCGATTGGCGACGAGCAAACCGTGGCCTTATTTCGCGACAGCTCTATGGAGTTTGTACGAAAATTGGGCGGCGATCCGTTGTGTCTGGTGACCGAGATTCCTTTATTTTATATTGGAAAAGATGTTCCCAATAGTAAAGCCGGAGTGCCGGCGGCTTATTTGGAGTTCAAAGAAAAGGTGCCTGAGTTGAAATTAAAATTAGCGCAGGGAGAATCGATTGCTGCGGCTCTGAATGAGTTGGAAATTAATCCTATCGACCTGAAGTTGCAAATCAAGCTGCAGCTTCGTGCCCTAGAGTTGGGTTTGGAAACGATTGTGAATTAA
- a CDS encoding DUF3667 domain-containing protein, which translates to MIKTCPNCGENLTGIFCANCGQKVKNLNVPFKEVVSEVVENTLTFDSRFFRTLIPLITKPGFLTVEYNLGRRFRYVTPFRLYVFISFILFFMLSTIDVKIVKFTKGPSKETQLTASTQDSLKITPKRQVADSLGIAAKSKKKFLKKLAQQEDNIKQINTAVVKRLPQLMFFLMPVFALLLKLLYRRSEQLYLSHLIFAIHFHAFVFLVLIVRLLIYIITESQLSAVLLVFIPLYLFQGLKRVYSESFFMRLIKSFVLSLSYFSILAFLLLVLVIITIMLF; encoded by the coding sequence ATGATCAAAACTTGCCCCAACTGCGGTGAAAATTTAACAGGGATTTTCTGCGCCAATTGTGGTCAGAAAGTCAAAAACCTCAATGTCCCTTTTAAAGAGGTTGTTTCTGAAGTTGTAGAAAATACTCTCACGTTCGACTCGCGATTTTTTCGCACCCTGATCCCACTTATTACCAAGCCCGGATTTCTAACTGTTGAGTATAACCTGGGACGACGTTTCCGGTATGTGACGCCGTTTAGACTTTACGTCTTCATCAGTTTTATTCTCTTTTTCATGCTCAGCACCATCGATGTGAAGATTGTAAAATTCACCAAAGGCCCCTCGAAAGAAACTCAGTTAACTGCATCTACACAGGATTCATTAAAGATAACACCCAAAAGACAAGTAGCAGACTCATTAGGAATCGCAGCCAAATCCAAGAAAAAGTTCTTGAAAAAATTGGCCCAGCAGGAAGATAATATAAAACAGATCAATACAGCCGTTGTAAAACGCTTACCGCAACTGATGTTTTTTCTAATGCCGGTTTTTGCCTTGCTTTTAAAATTACTTTATCGGCGATCGGAGCAACTTTATTTGTCGCATTTGATTTTTGCGATTCATTTTCATGCGTTCGTTTTTTTGGTTTTAATTGTAAGGCTTTTGATCTATATTATCACCGAATCACAGCTAAGTGCAGTTTTGCTCGTTTTTATTCCTCTTTACTTATTTCAAGGTTTAAAACGGGTCTATAGCGAAAGTTTTTTTATGAGGCTCATCAAAAGTTTTGTTTTATCCCTTAGTTACTTTTCAATTCTCGCATTTTTATTATTGGTCCTGGTCATCATCACTATCATGTTGTTTTAA
- a CDS encoding glycogen/starch synthase: MDLKNNYWTKNSETVDGFFDQKEIALIASRIKSIKKIECAVFCSFESRFAKSGGLAAVTTKILPYLKEVNNISNVILLTPFYPNIIPANKLKPTGLSIKVPFDNKSHKAEILKYVQNYNHSANGCIEEFYLKADGFFAARNKLKDPYIYYEEASFPLSFLSYFINNLLGLSRKKAKKNDAALTKNSLFFCKAAPFVLQKLGFEKNVIFHLQDWETILIALTAKTAMLDGILESCASVCTLHNPFDSGWLKLDSLAKILDSERSKKITENLKDDLTAHKIGLSLVDGALTTVSKNFAKELKQDILHTGHFAPHLQNIFEKSRIKGVNNGMFVDFPPEFTEFAKPAQSPKISKANINRVRKTKLEKRVVLLKILDDYHPPQRFGKLTYRNGPLTHLPEDVPIILMSGRLDPNQKGFDIFLRAIDKFREDEIKVVLSPLPVRESDLVIFRKVAKSSQGNVTVFPIRMEKGFHELQIGSTFGLMPSIYEPFGAAIEYMVNGTLVIARKTGGLIDQIDHEINGFLFKEPQRNYNLKNIKSFMKASGHIELRQTNPWCQDMVDSLYKILKRAIKLYQKENEKYYEMVLNGFMKAQNFDWQTSAKEYYSVYKT, encoded by the coding sequence ATGGATTTAAAAAACAATTACTGGACCAAGAATTCGGAAACAGTTGACGGCTTTTTTGATCAAAAAGAAATCGCTTTAATTGCATCGCGAATCAAAAGCATTAAAAAAATAGAATGCGCCGTTTTCTGCTCTTTCGAAAGCAGGTTTGCCAAGAGCGGCGGCCTGGCTGCGGTTACTACTAAAATCTTGCCTTATCTGAAAGAAGTCAATAATATTTCAAACGTCATTTTGCTGACCCCGTTTTACCCAAATATTATTCCTGCAAATAAGTTAAAACCCACCGGCCTGTCCATCAAAGTTCCATTCGATAACAAATCACACAAAGCTGAGATTCTAAAATATGTTCAAAATTATAATCATTCGGCCAACGGCTGCATTGAGGAATTTTATTTAAAAGCAGACGGGTTTTTTGCAGCAAGAAATAAGTTAAAAGACCCCTATATTTATTATGAAGAGGCTTCTTTTCCTCTGTCATTCCTCAGTTACTTTATCAACAATCTACTGGGGCTCAGCCGGAAAAAGGCGAAGAAAAACGATGCTGCGCTCACGAAGAATTCACTATTTTTTTGTAAGGCAGCGCCGTTCGTTCTGCAAAAACTCGGATTCGAAAAAAATGTTATCTTTCATTTGCAGGACTGGGAAACGATTCTGATTGCCCTCACTGCCAAAACAGCGATGCTGGACGGCATTTTAGAATCCTGTGCCAGCGTGTGTACACTCCACAACCCGTTCGATTCCGGGTGGCTTAAACTTGATTCTCTGGCAAAGATCTTGGACAGCGAAAGGAGCAAAAAGATCACTGAAAATTTAAAGGACGATTTAACCGCTCACAAAATCGGCCTGAGTCTCGTAGATGGTGCACTTACCACCGTGAGTAAAAACTTCGCAAAAGAGCTGAAGCAGGATATTCTTCACACCGGTCATTTCGCGCCGCATCTACAAAACATATTTGAGAAAAGCAGAATCAAGGGCGTCAATAATGGCATGTTTGTGGATTTTCCGCCTGAGTTCACCGAATTTGCAAAACCGGCTCAGTCGCCTAAGATAAGCAAAGCAAATATCAATCGAGTCCGGAAAACGAAGTTGGAGAAAAGAGTTGTGCTTTTAAAGATTCTCGATGACTACCATCCGCCGCAACGTTTTGGAAAATTGACTTACAGGAACGGGCCTTTGACTCACCTCCCGGAAGATGTGCCGATCATTCTCATGAGCGGCAGGTTGGATCCGAATCAAAAAGGCTTCGATATTTTTTTGCGAGCGATTGACAAATTCAGAGAGGACGAGATAAAAGTTGTTTTATCACCTCTGCCGGTCAGAGAGTCAGATTTAGTCATCTTCCGGAAAGTTGCCAAAAGTTCGCAAGGCAACGTCACTGTTTTTCCAATCAGAATGGAGAAGGGATTTCACGAACTGCAAATCGGCAGTACGTTTGGGCTGATGCCGTCTATTTATGAGCCGTTTGGCGCCGCGATTGAGTACATGGTAAACGGCACACTGGTCATCGCCAGAAAGACCGGCGGCTTAATCGATCAAATTGATCATGAAATCAACGGTTTTTTATTTAAAGAACCCCAGCGAAATTACAACTTGAAAAACATCAAAAGTTTTATGAAAGCAAGCGGCCACATTGAACTGCGCCAGACAAATCCCTGGTGTCAGGATATGGTCGACAGCCTTTACAAGATTTTAAAAAGAGCTATAAAATTATATCAAAAAGAAAATGAAAAATATTATGAAATGGTTCTGAATGGGTTTATGAAAGCACAGAATTTCGATTGGCAAACGAGCGCAAAAGAATATTATTCTGTTTACAAAACCTGA